Proteins encoded by one window of Primulina huaijiensis isolate GDHJ02 chromosome 1, ASM1229523v2, whole genome shotgun sequence:
- the LOC140984676 gene encoding V-type proton ATPase subunit D-like has translation MSGQSQRLNVVPTVTMLGAMKARLIGATRGHALLKKKSDALTVQFRQILKKIVSTKESMGDIMKSSSFALTEAKYVAGENIKHIVRENVQSASLKVRSRQENIAGVKLPKFEHYIDGETKNALTGLVRGGQQVQACRAAYLKSIELLVELATLQTSFLTLDEAIKTTNRRVNALENVVKPRLENTISYIKGELDELEREDFFRLKKIQGYKRRELERQREAAKAYADEKVAVEISLKKGISVNSAHNMLSQAMQKDEDIIF, from the coding sequence atgTCTGGACAGAGCCAGCGCTTGAATGTTGTTCCAACTGTTACAATGCTTGGAGCAATGAAAGCTCGACTTATTGGGGCTACAAGAGGCCACGCGTTGCTCAAGAAGAAGAGTGATGCTTTGACTGTGCAATTTCGTCAAATTCTCAAGAAGATCGTCTCAACAAAAGAGTCAATGGGAGATATCATGAAAAGTTCTTCCTTTGCCCTCACGGAAGCTAAATACGTAGCTGGCGAGAATATCAAGCACATTGTTCGCGAAAATGTGCAAAGTGCATCACTTAAGGTGCGATCGCGTCAGGAAAATATTGCTGGAGTAAAACTTCCTAAATTCGAACACTACATTGATGGAGAGACTAAAAATGCCTTAACTGGATTGGTAAGAGGAGGCCAACAGGTTCAAGCTTGTCGCGCAGCATATCTAAAATCTATCGAGCTTCTTGTTGAGCTTGCCACTCTCCAAACTTCATTCTTGACCCTTGATGAGGCGATCAAGACCACAAATCGTAGAGTCAATGCCCTGGAGAATGTTGTAAAGCCACGACTAGAGAATACAATAAGTTACATCAAGGGAGAGTTAGATGAATTGGAAAGGGAGGATTTCTTTAGACTGAAAAAGATACAAGGTTACAAGAGGAGAGAGCTTGAGAGACAGCGTGAAGCTGCCAAGGCATATGCAGATGAGAAGGTTGCGGTGGAAATCTCTTTGAAGAAGGGCATTTCTGTTAATTCGGCACACAACATGTTGTCCCAAGCTATGCAGAAAGATGAGGACATAATCTTTTGA
- the LOC140984705 gene encoding organic cation/carnitine transporter 7-like — protein MMDSSGNGQVYTLDEALTMVGFGKFQALVLVYAGLGTMTEAMEVMILSFIGPAVKSEWGLSSGQESLITTVVFAGMLIGAYSWGIISDNCGRRVGLLSVAVVTSTFAMFSAFAPNYISLVLFRMVVGIGLGGGPVYSAWFLEFVPVQNRGIWMVIFATFWTVGTILEASLAWIIMPRLGWRWLLVLSSVPCFGALVFYFLTVESPRYLYMNGRITDAQNILRKMAAMNQKELPSGTLVSDQMAEPDEEFTASEDAHFLSAGKKNIAIYKRGFSSILTLLSSDLLKTTLLLWVVFFGNTFSYYGIVLLTSELSSGHIICSPINLHSHKLMDSSAYFNVFITSFAELPGLILAAVIVDKIGRRISMVLTYTFCFIFLLPLAFCQNELLTTCMLFGARMCVIGAFTVAGIYCPEIYPTSVRSTGYGVANSVGRIAGMICPLVAVGLVSGCHEMAAIILFELAIVLAGFGVLLLPMETKGKELNDIVS, from the exons ATGATGGATAGTTCTGGCAATGGCCAAGTGTACACACTGGATGAAGCTCTGACAATGGTGGGGTTTGGGaaatttcaagctcttgtgctGGTTTATGCCGGGCTAGGGACCATGACGGAGGCGATGGAGGTTATGATATTATCTTTTATAGGGCCGGCTGTTAAATCCGAGTGGGGGCTTTCATCAGGGCAAGAAAGCTTGATAACGACTGTGGTTTTTGCTGGCATGCTTATTGGAGCTTATTCCTGGGGTATCATTTCAGATAACTGTGGAAGAAG GGTGGGCCTTCTGAGTGTAGCTGTAGTGACGAGCACATTTGCTATGTTTAGTGCCTTTGCCCCAAATTATATATCCTTGGTCCTCTTTCGTATGGTTGTTGGCATAGGCCTAGGTGGTGGACCCGTGTACTCGGCCTGGTTTCTCGAGTTTGTGCCTGTGCAAAATAGGGGCATTTGGATGGTTATCTTTGCAACTTTCTGGACAGTCGGAACAATACTCGAGGCGTCCTTGGCATGG ATCATTATGCCAAGATTGGGATGGAGGTGGCTTCTTGTGCTGTCATCGGTACCCTGTTTTGGGGCActtgtcttttattttcttaCAGTAGAGTCACCCAGGTACCTGTACATGAATGGCAGGATCACTGATGCACAAAATATTTTGAGGAAAATGGCAGCTATGAATCAAAAGGAACTCCCTTCTGGCACATTGGTTTCTGATCAAATGGCTGAGCCAGATGAAGAATTTACAGCTTCAGAAGACGCCCATTTCTTATCCGCAGGAAAAAAGAACATCGCAATATATAAACGAGGCTTCTCATCAATACTCACTCTTCTGTCATCGGATTTATTGAAAACCACCCTTCTCTTGTGGGTTGTCTTTTTTGGTAACACCTTTTCATATTATGGTATTGTGTTGCTGACTTCAGAGTTGAGCAGTGGCCACATCATATGTAGTCCAATCAATTTACATTCGCACAAGTTGATGGATTCTAGTGCTTACTTTAATGTATTTATCACAAGTTTTGCAG AGCTTCCTGGACTCATTTTAGCTGCAGTTATTGTGGATAAAATTGGTCGTAGGATTTCAATGGTGCTTACGTATACGTTTTGCTTCATATTCCTTTTACCACTGGCGTTCTGTCAAAATGAACTGTTGACTACATGTATGTTGTTTGGAGCCCGAATGTGCGTAATTGGGGCTTTCACAGTGGCTGGAATTTACTGTCCCGAG ATATATCCGACATCTGTGAGGTCAACTGGATATGGTGTTGCAAATTCCGTGGGAAGGATTGCAGGCATGATATGTCCTCTAGTAGCTGTGGGATTGGTTTCCGGTTGCCATGAAATGGCTGCAATCATTTTATTCGAACTTGCAATAGTTTTAGCCGGATTTGGTGTGCTGCTTTTACCCATGGAGACTAAGGGAAAGGAGCTAAATGACATAGTTAGCTGA
- the LOC140984668 gene encoding glucan endo-1,3-beta-glucosidase 5-like, translating into MKKPSSPIFILGLCVILWSYNSSCADAYIGMNWGRLSSQRLIPSMVVDLLLQNDIKSVRIFSQSDNVLEAFYNSDITVTFGIANTLLDNYLNMSTIQWWIDNKIVKYQNKMKFGYATIGTNPLSPTYNEIMYLSALPVLKNMQRQLNINSMSHIKATTPHYADVLTLTNTSKPSEVDFRSDIKEQMVEYVRFLRDNDAPFMFSLFPIRFVNENSLDLEFAYVDNKSNYTVIDTNATYRNAFELLYDSLHWALDKAGAGGVKIIIGAIGWPTDSYPGANVTNAERFYKSFLTYIASGRGTPMRPNQKIDVFLHSLSDENRIEPQLGGFQRHWGIYKFNGEPKYKIDVSGKGEDVYPSVAKGVIRMPSRWCVFNENLDDPRLVESMRTMACNASDCSSMEPGGSCSNLPYEKKISYAFNRYFQTTGQASELSDEKCDMGGLGKVVSVNPSVGTCDFPVEILSAEKAIEGETFGTADNGGERVCGWVSATTGLLALILLLMII; encoded by the exons ATGAAGAAGCCATCGAGTCCAATCTTTATATTGGGGCTCTGTGTGATTTTATGGTCATACAATTCTTCATGCGCAGATGCATATATAGGCATGAACTGGGGGAGATTGAGTTCCCAAAGATTGATCCCTTCCATGGTTGTTGATTTGCTGTTGCAGAATGATATTAAAAGTGTCAGGATTTTCTCGCAAAGTGACAATGTTTTGGAGGCTTTCTATAACTCCGATATTACAGTTACCTTCGGTATCGCTAATACGTTATTGgacaattatttaaacatgtcaaCAATACAATGGTGGATAGATAACAAGATAGTCAAGTAtcaaaacaaaatgaaattcGG GTATGCCACCATTGGAACTAATCCCCTTTCCCCAACATACAACGAAATAATGTACTTGAGCGCACTGCCTGTCCTGAAGAATATGCAAAGACAGCTTAACATTAATAGCATGTCACATATAAAAGCAACAACCCCACATTACGCAGATGTCCTCACTCTGACAAATACTTCGAAGCCGTCGGAAGTAGATTTCCGGTCCGATATTAAAGAGCAAATGGTAGAATACGTAAGATTCCTTAGAGACAACGATGCCCCTTTCATGTTTTCCCTGTTCCCGATTAGATTCGTCAACGAAAATAGCTTGGATCTTGAATTTGCATATGTGGACAACAAATCGAATTACACCGTAATTGACACAAATGCGACCTACAGAAATGCATTCGAATTATTATACGATTCATTGCATTGGGCTTTGGATAAAGCCGGCGCTGGAGGCGTGAAAATCATAATTGGAGCCATCGGTTGGCCTACGGATAGTTACCCAGGAGCCAACGTTACAAATGCGGAACGTTTTTACAAAAGCTTTCTCACTTACATCGCCAGTGGAAGAGGGACCCCTATGAGACCCAACCAGAAGATCGACGTGTTCTTACACAGCCTCTCTGATGAAAACCGGATAGAACCCCAATTGGGTGGGTTCCAGCGTCACTGGGGAATCTATAAATTCAACGGGGAGCCCAAATACAAGATCGATGTATCTGGAAAGGGAGAAGATGTCTATCCCAGCGTCGCTAAAGGAGTTATACGCATGCCGAGTCGATGGTGTGTGTTCAATGAGAACCTCGATGACCCTAGGTTAGTGGAGTCTATGAGGACTATGGCATGCAACGCTTCGGATTGCTCGAGTATGGAGCCCGGGGGATCGTGCTCCAATTTACCATACGAGAAGAAGATTTCTTACGCGTTCAACAGGTATTTCCAGACGACGGGGCAGGCATCTGAGTTGTCGGATGAAAAATGCGACATGGGTGGGTTGGGGAAGGTGGTGTCAGTAAATCCATCCGTGGGGACATGCGACTTCCCGGTGGAGATTTTGTCGGCGGAAAAAGCCATTGAAGGAGAAACGTTTGGAACCGCGGATAACGGCGGGGAGAGAGTATGTGGGTGGGTATCTGCAACAACAGGGCTTTTAGCGTTGATTTTGCTTCTGATGATCATATGA